CCCAATTAGCCGCATAGGTGAGCTTTCCTTTATAGGTGGCCCTTATTTTTTTTATTAGGCGTTGCCAGTATTCCGGTCTGTTTTCCACAAATTTTTCCAGTTCGGTGCCAATGCATAAAATCGGAACTTTGGTCTCCTCGGCCAGTTCTGCGTAGTTCAATATGAATTTATCATAAGAGGCCTCCAATTGTTTCCAATTTTCTTCGGACTCCATTTCTATGGTTCCAGTGAACTGACCCCTACTCACCCAAATCTGGGGTTTGATCATTACAGAAATTCCATTCCGTTGCAATAACTCAATATATTGCTTAGCCCCTTCCCTAGTTTCACCGTACCACTGCCTTTCTGTGTCAAAGATGATTTCTGGATGGCTTATTTCCCTAATAAAACCAAAGGGCATCACTGCCGCGCTGTTCGCGTGTACTTTTAAAAGTTCATCTACGTGATTTTGCAGCACTTTTTCCCTAGATGCAACAAAACTAACGCCGTTTATCTTTGTTTGCGCTTCCCCGGAGCAGGAGAACTGTAGTAGTATGATAAGTAAGAGGACGAATCTTGTCATAATCAGGAAAATAAACCTCTAATTTAAATAATAATATCATTTTTTTTAAATAATCTGCAGTAATCCCATGTTAAAGGTCAATCCCTAAAATAAATTAGTATCGCCTACATGAGTGTCCAACATGAACAAATAATTCATTGGATACATCTATCAATACTTATCAGTACCAACTATGGCTATGAAACCTTGCGTGAAATTTTTAATAAGAGAGCACAAATCCGGTATCAGGAGAACGCAGATTTAAAGGCAAAAAGGACACTTAATTCTTCATATCATTCAACGTCCAATCATAAGGGTAATATGAGATTTTACTATCTTCCGATAGTTTGTCTTTCCTGTATTTATTGATGAAATCTAAGATACTTCCGTACTGTTCAAAATCGCCCTTGTACCATTCAAAAATTTGGGATACACCTATCTTTGTGTTGTTCACTTTAATAAAGTCCGGATCGTTGAGGGCTTTTACGGTCTGTTGTTCCAATTGAGCATCTAAACGTTCGGGGCTATAGGCCATAGCTATTATGGGTGGGCATCCAAGCCCAGCGCACACCAAGACAAAATGAAAGCGGGCCTCTTTGGGAAAATTTGCCCTTAGCAACTTGTTCTCTATATCATTCAAGGTTATCTGTTCGCCTCCTACATCATGTTTCTTTTTATCAAAAAAACCGGGAACGTCTAGAGGCGATTTTAATGGATAATTTTCTACAATTCCATCAATGACCAATAAGTTGTAAGTATTGATCCAAAATGCTTGATAGGTCTTTGCATCTGCTTTGGAAACAATTAGCTTTTTTGCCTGAGAAATCAAATCTTTTAATGGAGCTGGATTCGCTTTGATCGAATTGTAATCTACTCTACCGTTTTTTACATTCTCTTTAAGGAAGGCGTTTGTTTGCGCAAAATAGGAATCCGTATGCTGTGCCTCCACTATACTTATAAAACCAATAAAAAATAAGGCGAATAACTTTTTCATTTAATTTAACTGAAATTAATTAGCAATGGCTTCTTAGGTCGTTTATCTTGTGCAGACCCTACATTTCCTATCCCGATTTTTGGAATTATTTAAGATTACATCAAATAGGATATCTATATACAATGACGGCTTTTTTTCTAGTTTGATGAGCTATTGTACTTAAATTCTCACTAATTTATGCCCGATTAAGTTGGAATTTAAATCCATTCTAAATTAGAATTAAATGTTAAGGAAGTATCTTTAAAATCGACCCAACAACCGTGAAATTGAATTTATGGAACACATCGTCATCATAGGTAACGGAATTTCTGGAGTAACTCTTGCCCGCCATATCCGAAAACTTTCCGATAAAAAAATCACCATTATTTCCACCGAAACCGACTATTTCTTTTCAAGGACAGCCTTAATGTACGTCTATATGGGGCATATGAAATTTGAGCATACACAACCCTACGAGAATTGGTTTTGGGAAAAAAACAGGATAAATCTTGTAAAAGCATTTGTAGAGAAAGTAGACACCTCCAAAAAGAGTCTTAAGCTCGCCAGTGGCTCGTCCATTAGCTATGATAAATTGGTCATTGCAACGGGTTCCAAACCCAATAAATTTGGTTGGCCGGGCCAAGATTTGGATGGCGTGCAGGGACTATATTCCAAACAGGATTTGGATTCTCTTGAAAGAAATGCGCCTAACAAAGAAATTTGCAAGCGGGCCGTAATCGTGGGTGGAGGTCTTATTGGTATTGAGTTGGCAGAGATGCTGCGCAGTCGGGAAATTCCCGTTACATTCTTGGTACGGGAAACCAGTTTTTGGAACGGGGTACTACCCTCCGGAGAATCGGCCATGATCAACGAACATATACAGGAACACCATATTGATTTACGATTGGACACCAATCTCAAGGAAATTATAGCAGATGAAAACGGAAGGGCCAAAGCGGTAATTACAGACAAAGGTGATACCATTGAATGCAACCTTGTTGGTCTTACCGCAGGTGTTACGCCCAACATCGATTTTCTCAAAGAGTCCGGCATAATACTGGGCAAAGGTGTAAAAGTAAACCGTATGCTAGAAACAAATATCAAGAATGTTTACGCCATAGGTGATTGTGCGGAACAGCATGAAGCCATTGGAAACAGAAGACCTATTGAAGCAGTATGGTATACGGGTAGAATGATGGGCGAGGCTTTGGCACAGACCTTATGTGGAAATCCGATGGAATATAATCCAGGGCACTGGTTCAACTCTGCGAAATTTTTAGATATAGAATACCAAACCTACGGTTGGGTATTTAGCGAGCGTAATATTAAAGACTACGAACAGCATTTTCATTGGCGACATGCTTCAGAAAAAATCTGTATCACCATTTCCTTTCATAAAGAATCCCGTCTCTTTCTGGGCATCAATAATTTTGGTATTCGTATGCGTCATGAAATTTTTGACAAATGGTTGACAGAAAAACGAGATGTAGACCACGTAATGGAATATCTAAGGGACGCCAATTTTGACCCGGAATTCTATGGTCAATATGAGCAGGAAATAATCTCCAGGTACAATTCGGAATATGGGAAATCCATAAGCCCAAAAAAGAGAAGCTGGAAACGTATTCTTCAAAGGATTTAATAGAAACACCAACCTCGAAATTTAACTTTATGAACACAGTAGATAAGAGTATGGCCCTAACGGGAGAACCACCAAAGGCACTTAACGCAGGTCAAAAAATTGCCGTCTTAATCGGCATGACAGGAATGGGAATCCTAATCCTCAACTTGTTTAATATTGATCTTCCAAATACTGGATTATGGCTTGCCATTTCCTTATTGGCAATATTCGTTGGTGTAATCTGGTTTTCAAAAGCGGCCTATGCAGATAAAGAAAAAGGAATCAAAAATGATGGTATTTGGTTTAAATCCATCTCCAGTCGTGGAGTACTCGCATGGATTGCAGGAATAGCGTTAACAGGGTTTTACATTGTGCTTTATTTTTATCCGGAATATTTGGGACTGGTAAAAGATGGTGAGAATACAGGAGTCATAGCCTTATTCGACCCTTTGAGCAAACTATTGAGTGGAAATCCGGCAAGCCAGTGGTTTGTTTATGGTACGCTATATACTGTTGCTATCCTGGCATTCGGAATTAAGTTCATGTGGAAATATCGGCATAACCGCTACGAAAAAATACGTACCGCAAGTGTCATGTTTTTTCAGACTTCTTTTGCGTTTATCATTCCGGAAATCATGGCTAGATTAAACGGTGATCTTCCCTATTATGATTTGAAAAACATGTGGCCGTTGAACTACTATAATTTTGAACGTTACCGCATAAATGGATTTATAGAGAATGGGAATATAGGATTAGCTATGCTTATTTTCGGCATACTTTCCATTTTTGTAATCTCCCCCATACTTACCTATAAATACGGGAAAAGATGGTACTGTTCCTGGGTTTGTGGTTGCGGTGCCTTGGCAGAAACGGCAGGTGATTCTTTTCGTCACCTAAGCGATAAGTCCAAATTTGCATGGAAAGTGGAGCGTTGGGTGGTACATAGCGTGGTCGTATTTGTGACCTTGATGACTACGGCCGTAATCTATTCTTACTTAGGTAACGATTCGAGTAAATATTGGTTGACCAAAAGTACTTTTCTAACCGGAGTAGCATCTATTCTTACCTTGGTTTTTTCTTGGGTAATGTTATTCAAAAGACAGCAACTTCAAAAGGATGCGAAATACGGGGCTATAGGATATTTTGTCATTATTGCCGTTCTGATTGGCATGCACTTTTTAAGCGGAGAAGGAAATATATTTCTTTTTAAGTCGGAAAGTCTCCGTAAATCCTATAGTTTTCTAATCGGGAGTATATTCTCCGGAGTTATCGGAACGGGGTTCTATCCAATATTTGGGAACAGGGTATGGTGTCGGTTTGGGTGTCCGATGGCTGCTATCTTAGGATTTCAACAGCGTTTGTTCTCTAAATTTAGGATTACCACCAATGGAGGTCAATGCATCTCCTGCGGAAACTGTTCCACCTACTGTGAAATGGGGATAGATGTACGCGCCTATGCACAAAAAGGGGAAAATATAGTACGGTCTAGCTGCGTTGGTTGTGGAATTTGTTCAGCTGTTTGTCCAAGGGGCGTACTTAAACTGGAAAACGGGCCAATAGAAGGGCGCATCAACCCTACCGAGGTTTTGTTGGGTAACGATGTGGACCTTATGAAATTGGTAAACAAAAAATAAACAGGTCAAATGAAATTTGTATTGCTCTTTGCCCTATTTCTTCTTCTTGGCTTTACGGTGGTGTCCGAAGAAAAAACCTATGATAAAACGTTCTATGATAATGGAAAATTAAAATCCGAAGGTTGGTTACGATATAATGTGAAAACTGACTATTGGAAGTATTATCATGAAAATGGCAAGATTTCAAGTCAAGGTTCATATGTCTACGGAAAAGAAGATGGATATTGGTACTTCTATGACAAAAATCGCATACGAACCAAAGAAGGACACTACGAAGAAGGGGAACAGATAAACTGGTGGTTGTACTATGATGCCAAGGGCCAAATTAAACACAAATGCCAGTTGGATATGGGGATTAAAAACGGATACTGTCTAAAATATGAAGATGAGAAACTAATATCCGCAGAGAAATATAGCAATGGAGAAAAAATTAAGGAATGGACTAATTTTGGTGCCTTCAGAAAGGAAAACAGTGTATCCGATTTAAAGTAATGACGGATATAAAAGTAATCATACCCGCATTTAACGAAGCAGATTCTATAGCGGAAGTAATAAAAGATCTCCCAAAATCGGTCTCAGAAATAATAGTTGTTAACAATAATTCATCTGACCAGACCGTTCGCAATGCAACTAATGCAGGGGCTACCGTACTAAGCGAGAACCGAAAGGGATATGGTTATGCCTGTCTACGTGGATTAGATTATGTAGCCCAACAATCCAAAGCACCCGATATTATCGTATTTATTGATGGAGACTATTCAGATTATCCAGAAGAGTTGGATAAGGTGGTAGC
This sequence is a window from Maribacter aestuarii. Protein-coding genes within it:
- a CDS encoding glycoside hydrolase family 113: MTRFVLLLIILLQFSCSGEAQTKINGVSFVASREKVLQNHVDELLKVHANSAAVMPFGFIREISHPEIIFDTERQWYGETREGAKQYIELLQRNGISVMIKPQIWVSRGQFTGTIEMESEENWKQLEASYDKFILNYAELAEETKVPILCIGTELEKFVENRPEYWQRLIKKIRATYKGKLTYAANWDEYKRTSFWKELDFIGIDAYFPLSESQTPTVEELRMGWQPWKEKITEVAQLNGKPVLFTEFGYRSMDYTAKKPWLVDNNEDQANMVAQANAKKAIFDEFWNEDWFAGGYVWKWFIQHENSGGNQDNRFTPQNKPAQKVIQEHYKSFSN
- a CDS encoding DUF547 domain-containing protein; protein product: MKKLFALFFIGFISIVEAQHTDSYFAQTNAFLKENVKNGRVDYNSIKANPAPLKDLISQAKKLIVSKADAKTYQAFWINTYNLLVIDGIVENYPLKSPLDVPGFFDKKKHDVGGEQITLNDIENKLLRANFPKEARFHFVLVCAGLGCPPIIAMAYSPERLDAQLEQQTVKALNDPDFIKVNNTKIGVSQIFEWYKGDFEQYGSILDFINKYRKDKLSEDSKISYYPYDWTLNDMKN
- a CDS encoding NAD(P)/FAD-dependent oxidoreductase → MEHIVIIGNGISGVTLARHIRKLSDKKITIISTETDYFFSRTALMYVYMGHMKFEHTQPYENWFWEKNRINLVKAFVEKVDTSKKSLKLASGSSISYDKLVIATGSKPNKFGWPGQDLDGVQGLYSKQDLDSLERNAPNKEICKRAVIVGGGLIGIELAEMLRSREIPVTFLVRETSFWNGVLPSGESAMINEHIQEHHIDLRLDTNLKEIIADENGRAKAVITDKGDTIECNLVGLTAGVTPNIDFLKESGIILGKGVKVNRMLETNIKNVYAIGDCAEQHEAIGNRRPIEAVWYTGRMMGEALAQTLCGNPMEYNPGHWFNSAKFLDIEYQTYGWVFSERNIKDYEQHFHWRHASEKICITISFHKESRLFLGINNFGIRMRHEIFDKWLTEKRDVDHVMEYLRDANFDPEFYGQYEQEIISRYNSEYGKSISPKKRSWKRILQRI
- a CDS encoding 4Fe-4S binding protein → MNTVDKSMALTGEPPKALNAGQKIAVLIGMTGMGILILNLFNIDLPNTGLWLAISLLAIFVGVIWFSKAAYADKEKGIKNDGIWFKSISSRGVLAWIAGIALTGFYIVLYFYPEYLGLVKDGENTGVIALFDPLSKLLSGNPASQWFVYGTLYTVAILAFGIKFMWKYRHNRYEKIRTASVMFFQTSFAFIIPEIMARLNGDLPYYDLKNMWPLNYYNFERYRINGFIENGNIGLAMLIFGILSIFVISPILTYKYGKRWYCSWVCGCGALAETAGDSFRHLSDKSKFAWKVERWVVHSVVVFVTLMTTAVIYSYLGNDSSKYWLTKSTFLTGVASILTLVFSWVMLFKRQQLQKDAKYGAIGYFVIIAVLIGMHFLSGEGNIFLFKSESLRKSYSFLIGSIFSGVIGTGFYPIFGNRVWCRFGCPMAAILGFQQRLFSKFRITTNGGQCISCGNCSTYCEMGIDVRAYAQKGENIVRSSCVGCGICSAVCPRGVLKLENGPIEGRINPTEVLLGNDVDLMKLVNKK
- a CDS encoding toxin-antitoxin system YwqK family antitoxin, translated to MKFVLLFALFLLLGFTVVSEEKTYDKTFYDNGKLKSEGWLRYNVKTDYWKYYHENGKISSQGSYVYGKEDGYWYFYDKNRIRTKEGHYEEGEQINWWLYYDAKGQIKHKCQLDMGIKNGYCLKYEDEKLISAEKYSNGEKIKEWTNFGAFRKENSVSDLK